One Dioscorea cayenensis subsp. rotundata cultivar TDr96_F1 chromosome 17, TDr96_F1_v2_PseudoChromosome.rev07_lg8_w22 25.fasta, whole genome shotgun sequence DNA window includes the following coding sequences:
- the LOC120280359 gene encoding receptor-like protein kinase HSL1 codes for MANTRITPAIFLTLMISYLCPKTSSLTPEQEKQTLLQIKNFWGNPASLQSWEDNNNNNNNSSKTAHCHWFGITCSSHSFITNISLPSQNINGPIPDSLCNLTNLTHIDLYYNYISGQFPPSLYNCSNLQYLELGQNLLVGTIPSDINHISSSLVYLSLQSNNFTGDIPPSIGQLPNIQSLFLNDNLFNGSFPAELGQLSSLQTLCLAYNPFTPATIPQELCKLKNLRFLWMAMTNLIGEIPDSFSNLLYLKQLDLSMNKLTGPIPAGIWMLPNLQILNLYANHLDGEINGTIGALNLLEIDISTNHLSGAIAEGFGKLKNLQALAMYNNNFSSEIPASIGLLPSLINIRLFNNRLTGVLPPELGKHSKLWNFDVSDNRISGELPVGLCTGGVLTSLVASDNNLTGRLPESLCACPRLDNIQVYNNSLTGDIPAGMWLAVNLTTVMMNDNQLSGTMPEEVPWNISRLQIANNRFFGTIPSKAGNLQVFEAANNQFSGEIPRNLGSFSRLQLLSLSGNQISGEIPRSISALRFLNTLNLSHNQLSGEIPPEIRSLQALTTLDISVNRLTGEIPPAIAELKLTFLNLSSNQLSGEVPAALQNSAYNQSFLANPGLCSLSPILNLGACGHKSDGRDHTSVALILFIVLGILGLLSMALIAVMVVRNYKGKRDKLDLTKWKLTLFQSLDFNEHQILKSLTEANLIGSGGAGKVYKVVLGDHAGEIMAVKQIRSCRTLDSKLEKQFQTEVKILGTIRHANIVKLIACISNVDSKLLVYEYMENKSLDRWLHSKQRSESDEYVKLDWPTRLSIAIGAAKGLCYMHYGCKPPVVHRDVKSSNILLDKEFGAKIADFGLAKELVNAGEPEIVSAVAGSFGYIPPEYAYSRKVSEKVDVYSFGIVLLELTTGRKAHDGGDDGSLADWAWHHSDGKQLFEALDEDIRDPAYMQEIETVFKLGIMCTAALPSRRPTMKGVLQGLLQFDKMVAVCDQIQTNLSVQCESSK; via the exons ATGGCAAACACAAGAATAACTCCCGCCATATTCCTCACTCTAATGATCTCATACTTATGTCCCAAAACTTCATCCCTAACACCAGAACAAGAGAAACAAACTTTACTACAAATCAAGAACTTCTGGGGCAACCCTGCATCACTCCAATCCTGGgaagacaacaacaacaacaacaacaacagctcAAAAACAGCACACTGCCACTGGTTTGGCATCACCTGCTCATCACATAGTTTCATCACCAACATCTCACTCCCCAGCCAAAACATCAATGGACCAATACCTGATTCTCTCTGCAACCTCACCAACCTAACCCACATCGACCTCTACTACAACTACATCTCCGGCCAGTTCCCACCATCCCTCTACAACTGCTCAAATCTCCAGTACCTCGAACTTGGCCAAAACCTCTTAGTCGGAACCATCCCCTCCGACATCAACCACATCTCATCTTCCCTTGTTTATCTGAGTCTCCAATCAAACAATTTCACTGGGGATATACCTCCAAGTATAGGCCAACTTCCAAATATCCAATCTCTTTTTCTCAATGATAACCTTTTCAATGGCTCGTTTCCGGCCGAACTCGGACAACTCTCCTCTCTTCAAACACTTTGCCTTGCCTACAACCCATTTACTCCAGCAACCATTCCCCAGGAGCTTTGCAAACTCAAGAACCTTCGCTTTCTTTGGATGGCTATGACTAATCTCATCGGGGAGATACCAGACTCTTTCTCCAATCTCTTATATCTCAAGCAACTTGATCTCTCTATGAACAAGCTCACAGGTCCTATCCCAGCCGGTATCTGGATGCTGCCCAACCTGCAGATCCTGAACTTGTATGCAAACCATCTCGACGGTGAAATCAACGGCACAATCGGGGCTCTCAATCTCCTCGAGATTGATATCTCAACTAATCATCTTTCAGGAGCCATAGCAGAAGGTTTTGGAAAGCTCAAGAACTTGCAAGCCCTTGCCATGTACAATAACAACTTCTCCAGTGAGATCCCTGCAAGTATTGGGTTGCTTCCATCATTGATAAATATCAGGCTCTTCAATAACAGACTCACTGGAGTTTTGCCACCAGAGTTGGGTAAACACTCAAAGCTATGGAATTTTGATGTCAGTGACAATAGGATCTCCGGTGAGCTTCCTGTTGGCCTTTGCACTGGTGGGGTTCTGACGTCGCTGGTTGCTTCCGATAATAATCTCACTGGAAGGCTACCAGAATCCCTCTGTGCTTGCCCGAGGTTGGATAATATCCAGGTCTATAACAATAGCTTGACTGGTGATATTCCAGCTGGAATGTGGTTGGCAGTGAACCTGACAACGGTGATGATGAATGATAACCAGCTATCTGGCACTATGCCGGAGGAGGTCCCGTGGAATATCTCGAGACTCCAGATCGCCAACAATAGGTTCTTTGGCACAATACCATCAAAGGCAGGGAATCTCCAGGTCTTTGAAGCAGCTAACAACCAGTTTTCTGGTGAGATCCCAAGGAATCTTGGCAGCTTCTCAAGACTTCAGCTCCTGTCTCTTAGTGGGAACCAAATCTCCGGTGAGATCCCCAGATCAATCTCAGCACTTAGGTTCCTTAACACACTCAATTTGAGTCACAACCAGCTCTCTGGGGAGATCCCACCAGAGATCAGGTCTCTGCAAGCACTGACGACGCTGGATATCTCAGTCAACAGGCTCACCGGCGAGATCCCACCAGCAATAGCGGAGCTTAAGCTCACCTTCCTGAATCTATCATCGAATCAGCTCTCCGGTGAGGTCCCGGCAGCGCTTCAGAACAGCGCCTACAATCAAAGCTTCCTCGCCAACCCTGGCCTTTGCTCATTATCACCCATTCTCAATCTTGGAGCATGTGGTCACAAATCTGATGGTCGAGATCACACCTCAGTTGCTCTCATCCTCTTTATCGTTCTCGGCATACTTGGCTTGCTCAGCATGGCACTCATCGCTGTCATGGTGGTCAGGAACTACAAGGGAAAAAGGGACAAACTGGATCTCACCAAGTGGAAGTTGACACTGTTCCAGTCGTTGGATTTCAATGAGCACCAAATCTTAAAAAGCCTCACTGAGGCTAATCTCATTGGTAGTGGAGGTGCAGGAAAGGTGTACAAGGTCGTCCTTGGGGATCATGCTGGAGAAATCATGGCTGTTAAGCAAATCAGAAGCTGTAGGACATTAGATTCCAAACTGGAAAAGCAGTTCCAAACGGAAGTCAAGATACTGGGGACCATCCGCCATGCCAACATAGTGAAGCTCATTGCCTGCATCTCTAATGTTGACTCCAAGTTACTAGTGTATGAGTACATGGAAAATAAGAGTCTAGATAGGTGGTTGCACAGCAAGCAAAGATCAGAGTCTGATGAATATGTGAAATTGGATTGGCCTACTCGATTGTCAATTGCGATCGGAGCAGCTAAAGGGCTTTGCTATATGCATTATGGCTGTAAACCTCCAGTTGTGCACAGGGATGTAAAGTCAAGCAACATTCTTCTTGATAAAGAGTTTGGGGCGAAGATAGCCGATTTCGGGCTTGCAAAGGAGTTGGTGAACGCCGGTGAGCCAGAGATAGTATCAGCTGTAGCTGGTTCCTTTGGATACATACCTCCAG AGTATGCTTACTCAAGAAAGGTGAGTGAGAAGGTGGATGTGTATAGCTTTGGCATAGTGCTGCTGGAGCTCACCACTGGAAGGAAGGCCCATGATGGCGGCGATGATGGCTCGCTTGCAGACTGGGCATGGCACCACTCAGATGGCAAGCAGTTATTTGAGGCCTTAGATGAGGATATCAGAGACCCAGCATATATGCAAGAGATTGAGACAGTCTTCAAACTAGGGATCATGTGTACCGCAGCATTGCCTTCAAGAAGACCGACAATGAAGGGTGTGTTGCAAGGCCTTCTCCAGTTTGATAAAATGGTAGCAGTTTGTGATCAGATTCAGACCAATTTGTCTGTCCAATGTGAGAGTTCAAAGTGA